The DNA segment AAGAACCAGATCAGGATTCGTTTCTTTACATTTCTCAAGGCCATCTTTGCCATTATCAGTCAAGACAACATTATACCCTTGTGCTTCCAAATTATACCTTAGCAATTCTAAAATATGGGCTTCATCTTCAATAACAAGAATTGTATGTGCCAAAATTGCACCTCCTAAGTACCTCATGTACAAAAATAAAGATTCATTTCTTCTCCTCGGTATCATTTAGCAATTTTTTTAGCTCGTCCATAAAAGTGTTTATGTCTTTAAATTGTCTGTAAACAGATGCAAATCTTACATACGCCACTTCATCAACATTTTTAAGCTTTTCCATCACCATCTCTCCAATTTTAGCAGATGTGATTTCCTTTTCATAAGAATTGTAAATATCTCTTTCTATTTCATCTGTCAACTCTTCTAATTTTTGAATAGGAACAGGCCTTTTTTCACAAGCCTTTATCATGCCTCTTAGTATTTTATCCCTGTCATAAGACTCTCTGCTTAAATCTTTCTTTATTACCAGAATTGGAACTTGCTCGACTTTTTCATAAGTGGTAAACCTTTTGCCGCAATTTATGCATTCCCGCCTTCTCCTTATTGAAGTAGAATCATCGGTAGGTCGAGAATCAATCACTTTAGAATCTAAATAACCGCAAAAAGGACATTTCAAAAATTATCATTCCTTTCGTCACAACCGATCAAAAAACTTTTTTCATCGACAATTGCTAATAAAATTATAATAAAATTGATGTAAATAGTCAAACTTGTGTTACATCTTCGTTAATATCAATTAGTATAACATCTTCTCCTATTTTTTTTACAGAATGCCATGGTATGTACAAGTCCTGATCCTTTGAAAAAAGTCTAAATCCTTTTGTCTCGCCTGGTATTATAAATCCATCTACTTTGCCTTCCTCCAAGTTTACTTCTATGTCGATGATATTGCCAAGTCTCTTGCCGGTTTTTACATCAATTACGTCTTTATCTCTTAAATCTGATGTTTTAAACATTTCGATTCCCCCTTCAAATCTTTATACTAAAAATATATGCAGTTATTCTTATCAAATTACAATAGAAAAACTTGCCATAAGGCAAGTCATATATATTTTCTCATGTGGGATAATGCTGATTTTTCAAGTCTTGACACTTGAGCTTGTGATATGCCAATCTCTTTTGCAACCTCCATTTGAGTTTTTCCTTCAAAGAAGCGCATCGTCAATATCATCTTTTCTCTGTCGTTTAACTTCTTTATCGCCTCCTTTAATGCTATTTGTTCCAACCATACTTCGTCTACGTTTTTTTCATCGCCAATCTGGTCCATCACGTATATTGCGTCTCCACCATCATGGTATATTGGCTCAAAAAGTGACACAGGATCTTGTATAGCATCAAGTGCAAAAACCACTTCTTCTCTCGGTATGTTTAATTCTTTCGCTATATCGCCAACCGTAGGTTCTTTTGAATTTTCATTGACAAGTTTATCTCTTACTTGCAAAGCCTTATATGCCACATCTCTCAATGATCTGCTAACCCTAATAGAATTGTTATCTCTTAAATACCGTCTGATCTCTCCAATGATCATTGGCACTGCATACGTTGAAAATTTCACGTTCTGATTTAAATCAAAATTATCTATCGCCTTAATCAAGCCTATACAGCCAACTTGAAACAAATCATCTACATACTCGCCACGATTGTTAAATCTTTGTATAACGCTTAATACAAGTCTCAAATTTCCATTTATGAATTCTTCTCTGGCGCTTTTATCGCCGTTTTTCATTCTTAAAAGCAGTTCCTTTTGTTTAGCGCCTTTTAGTACAGGTAACTTGGAAGTATTTACTCCGCAGATCTCTACTTTATTATTCATATGCCCATCCTCCAAATGTATTGGTTAATTTTAAGTATTACCTGCGGAGCAAATTTTATTCAATTTTAAACTAATCTATTTATTTCTTTTTTGAGTCTTTTTAAAATCCTTTTTTCCAGCCTTGAAATGTAGGACTGCGATATGCCTAATAGGTCAGCTACTTCCTTTTGAGTCATTTCTGTTCCACCGCTGAGTCCAAACCTCAATCCTATGATTCGCTTTTCTCTATCAGATAGCTTTTTTAATGCATTTTTCAATAATTGTTTGTCGACTTCGTCTTCAATGATTTTATACACCAACTCATTGTCTGTGCCTAAAATATCTGAAAGAAGAAGCTCATTCCCATCCCAATCAATATTCAGTGGTTCATCAAATGAAACCTCCATTCTGGTCTTGCTGTTTCTCCTTAAATACATGAGTATTTCATTTTCTATGCATCTTGATGCATAAGTAGCCAGTTTTATCTTTTTACGAGGATTGAATGTATTTATTGACTTAATAAGTCCAATAGTTCCTATGGAAATAAGATCTTCTATTCCTACTCCAGTATTCTCGAATTTTTTTGCAATATAGACTACAAGGCGCAAATTCCTCTCGATTAACATTGACTTGGCTTCATTATCGCCTGCTTCCATTTTCGCTATCAAAAACATTTCTTCTTCTGCTGAAAGAGGAGGAGGCAAAGCCTCACTGCCGCCAACATAAAAGATCGAATCTCGAATTTTCAGTTTTGTCAACACTTTTAGTATTGCCAACTGAATAGTTACTTTCACTTTTGTCTTAATATTCACCGCATCATCCCTCCATTAATTTAGCAATTCTGTACCTATAAGTGCTTCATAATCTGAAGTCTCATTTAACTTTTTGAAATATATTCCTACAATCACATTCTTTTGCGATTTTCTATATCCATCAATCTCCAAATTGTCAGGTATAAACCCTATCAAAATCCCGCTGTCGTTTCCAATAGAATTAAAAGGCACTAATCTCAACCTCTTAAGCCATTTATCGTCATCTATGACTTTAGTCATTTCAAATATGGATTCACTTCTCATAGAATCAAACACATTTTTTAATTTTTCTGGCAGCAATTCTTTTATAGCATCGTATTCTACTATTGCAACAGGATAATTAGAAATAGGATCATGCAATGTGTTGCCTGTATCCAATATTGCCTTTACATCTTTACCTTTATTATCCATGTCTATATGTAGTCTATACAGAATACTGCTTTCTATATTCTTTTTTGATATATAGCCCCAACTAATATAAGTCAGAAGTATTGCAAGCAATACTGCTGCCACTATGATCTGCCTGATGTCTATGTTAACAACATAAATCAATGCAAAAGCCGTTCCACCTATTATAAATGAAACCAGATAAAAAATGCTTAAGACTTTTATAAACTCATAAAATCTGTTAAATCCAAATGCAATTGCTACCATTAAAATAGATATTATTATTTTAAATGCAAGTGAATAAATTATATTAGGTAAAGAAAAAAATATTAGAATCACATACAAAGCACCTAAAGCAGACGAAAAAATCAACTTTGCATTATTGGCATTCGATCTGGAAAATCTCTTAGTCAAATATAAAATTATATAATTTATAATCAAGTTTTCAATAAAAATTACATCGGCGTACACTCCTATCAGCTCCAAATAATTTTAAAAACTACCTAAACTATGTATATTCATTCCACAACCCTTTATTCCTATTATAATAAAAAAATATCGATAAAAATGTTATAATTTGGCACTAAATTTTATCTGTTGTTAATATCTTTTTAAAGAATTTTATACATTAATGTTAATTAATGTAGTTAAAAAGGCATTAAAAAACACCTTAATTAAAATATTAATTAAGGTGTTTCTATTTTTACTTTCTACCTCTTCTCAAGAAAGTAGGAATGTCAAGGTCGTCATTGTCAAACTTTATAACCTCGTTTATGTCTTTAACTTCGCTTTGTTTTGCGATTTCCTTTTCTATTTTCGGTTTCTTTTCACTTTCAAATCTCTTTTCAAACCCTGTTGCAATTACTGTAATCCTAATCTGATCCTCTAAGCTTTCATCAATAACTGCACCAAATATGATATTTGCATCAGGATCTGCCGTTTCATATATGTAATTAGCTGCTTCGTTAACCTCAAATATGCTTAAGTTAGTTCCACCGGCTATATTTAACAATATTCCTCTCGCACCTTCTATCGATGTTTCTAAAAGTGGACTTTGAACCGCTTGCTTAGCTGCTTCGGTAGCTTTATTTTCACCAGATGCTATTCCTATGCCCATGTGTGCAAGACCTGTTTCCATCATGATGGTCTTAACATCAGCAAAATCAACATTGACAAGACCAGGCACTGCAATCAAGTCAGAAATACCTTGGACACCTTGTCTTAAAACATCATCTGCAATCTTAAACGCATCTAACATCGATGTCTTTTTCTCTGCCACCTGCAACAGTCTATCATTTGGAATCGTGACAAGTGCGTCTACGTGTTTTTTAAGCTCACTTATCCCCATTTCAGCGTGAGTCATTCTTTTTTTTCCTTCAAAGGTAAACGGCTTTGTGACAACTCCAACAGTCAAAATACCTAATTGCTTAGTTATCTCAGCTACTACAGGAGCAGCACCTGTACCTGTACCGCCACCCATACCTGCAGTGATAAATACCATATCAGCACCGCTTATAATCTTTTCTATCTCATCTTTCGTCTCTTCGGCTGCCTTCTTTCCAATCTCAGGATTTGCACCTGCACCAAGGCCTTTTGTCAGTTTGTCGCCAATCTGTATTTTTGTCTCAGCCTTTGACATGTAAAGTGCTTGCTTGTCCGTATTAATCGCAATGAATTCTACACCTTTAAGTCCTGCCTCAATCATCCTGTTTACAGCATTCCCACCGCCACCGCCAACACCAATAACTTTAATATTTGCAAATTGCTCCATATCTGTTTCAATACCTATCATATAAGACCCTCCTCATATCATATCCAAAAATCATTAAACCAGTCTTTTATTTTTGACAATACCCCACTTTTCTTTTTGTCCTTTTCTTTCGGAATCTCAGCTTGCTTTTTATATAGATACTTTCGATTTGCAAAAACATATTTAACGATTCCTACTGCAGTTGAATATACAGGCGTAGAAACTCCAATAGCATTAGGTAAACCCAGCCTTACATTTTTGCCTAAAATGCTTTCTGCTAAATCCAGACTGCCTTTTATAAAAGATATTCCTCCTCCGGTTATTACAATATTTGTTGAAATCTGGTCTATAACATTAGAGTCTTTCATCTCCTCATAAACCATCGTAAAAATTTCACTTGTTCTTGCTTCTATTATATCTATTATATCATTAAGTCTGGTCTCTTGAGAACTATGATTTGCTATATTTGCTATTTTTACTGTCTCGTCATCCTCTACCTTCACCACGGAACCATACTTCTTCTTTATAATTTCGGCTTCTTCGAAAGAAATCTTTAACCCGATCGACAAATCGTTGGTTATGTGATTTCCACCAACAGGTATCATGCCTGTATATATCAAATTACCAGACTTAAAGACTGCTATATCTGTCACACCAGCGCCTATGTCGATAAGTGCTGCCCCCAGTTCTTTCTCATCTTTGGTCATTATAGCTTCCGCCGTAGCTAATGGCTCTACTATGATTCCCGACATGGTATAACCGGCTTTCTTAACACATTTTTCCATATTCTGTACTGCTGTCAAGCTGCCCGTTACAATCGCCGCATCAACTTCCAGCCTTATCCCTGCCATACCTACAGGATCTTTAATTTCTCCATAACCATCTACTATGTATTCAATAGGAATAAGCTCAATTATCTGTTTATCAGATGGCAAAGCCATTATTTTAGCAGCTTGCAACACTCTTTCCACATCTTGTGCGGTTATCTCTTTGTCATCCCTTGTTACAGCAACAAGACCTCTATTTCTATATATTTCAGTAAGGCCGCCGGGAATTTTTATATAAACCGATGTAACCTTTTGATTCGCCATTCTTTCAGCCTGTTCGACAGATTTTTTAATAGAAAAAGCAGTTGTCTCTATATCAACAACAACTCCCTTTCTCATGCCATTGCATGGATACATTCCAATGCCAATTATCCTCAGCTCTCCATTTTTGTCACATTGGCCAATTATAGTGCATACTTTTGATGTTCCAATATCAATACCTGTTATGATTTCATTCAATTAATTCTCCTCCCCTCGGAGTTTATTGTTTTTTAGAAAAATTATTCAAAATATATCTCCGAATATAAGCAAAATTTGTAAACAATCTGCTGCCAAAAGCAAAAATCGCAGCCAAATAAATCGGAACTCCTAACACATCACCTATATAAGCTAAAACTGCAGCTAATATAGCATTTCCAAAAAAGCCTGAAATAAAAATAGCATTATTGAATTTATTTTCAAGGCTGGCA comes from the Thermoanaerobacterium aotearoense genome and includes:
- the nrdR gene encoding transcriptional regulator NrdR, whose protein sequence is MKCPFCGYLDSKVIDSRPTDDSTSIRRRRECINCGKRFTTYEKVEQVPILVIKKDLSRESYDRDKILRGMIKACEKRPVPIQKLEELTDEIERDIYNSYEKEITSAKIGEMVMEKLKNVDEVAYVRFASVYRQFKDINTFMDELKKLLNDTEEKK
- a CDS encoding YlmC/YmxH family sporulation protein; the protein is MFKTSDLRDKDVIDVKTGKRLGNIIDIEVNLEEGKVDGFIIPGETKGFRLFSKDQDLYIPWHSVKKIGEDVILIDINEDVTQV
- the sigG gene encoding RNA polymerase sporulation sigma factor SigG, with product MNNKVEICGVNTSKLPVLKGAKQKELLLRMKNGDKSAREEFINGNLRLVLSVIQRFNNRGEYVDDLFQVGCIGLIKAIDNFDLNQNVKFSTYAVPMIIGEIRRYLRDNNSIRVSRSLRDVAYKALQVRDKLVNENSKEPTVGDIAKELNIPREEVVFALDAIQDPVSLFEPIYHDGGDAIYVMDQIGDEKNVDEVWLEQIALKEAIKKLNDREKMILTMRFFEGKTQMEVAKEIGISQAQVSRLEKSALSHMRKYI
- the sigE gene encoding RNA polymerase sporulation sigma factor SigE, producing MNIKTKVKVTIQLAILKVLTKLKIRDSIFYVGGSEALPPPLSAEEEMFLIAKMEAGDNEAKSMLIERNLRLVVYIAKKFENTGVGIEDLISIGTIGLIKSINTFNPRKKIKLATYASRCIENEILMYLRRNSKTRMEVSFDEPLNIDWDGNELLLSDILGTDNELVYKIIEDEVDKQLLKNALKKLSDREKRIIGLRFGLSGGTEMTQKEVADLLGISQSYISRLEKRILKRLKKEINRLV
- the spoIIGA gene encoding sigma-E processing peptidase SpoIIGA, which translates into the protein MYADVIFIENLIINYIILYLTKRFSRSNANNAKLIFSSALGALYVILIFFSLPNIIYSLAFKIIISILMVAIAFGFNRFYEFIKVLSIFYLVSFIIGGTAFALIYVVNIDIRQIIVAAVLLAILLTYISWGYISKKNIESSILYRLHIDMDNKGKDVKAILDTGNTLHDPISNYPVAIVEYDAIKELLPEKLKNVFDSMRSESIFEMTKVIDDDKWLKRLRLVPFNSIGNDSGILIGFIPDNLEIDGYRKSQKNVIVGIYFKKLNETSDYEALIGTELLN
- the ftsZ gene encoding cell division protein FtsZ encodes the protein MIGIETDMEQFANIKVIGVGGGGGNAVNRMIEAGLKGVEFIAINTDKQALYMSKAETKIQIGDKLTKGLGAGANPEIGKKAAEETKDEIEKIISGADMVFITAGMGGGTGTGAAPVVAEITKQLGILTVGVVTKPFTFEGKKRMTHAEMGISELKKHVDALVTIPNDRLLQVAEKKTSMLDAFKIADDVLRQGVQGISDLIAVPGLVNVDFADVKTIMMETGLAHMGIGIASGENKATEAAKQAVQSPLLETSIEGARGILLNIAGGTNLSIFEVNEAANYIYETADPDANIIFGAVIDESLEDQIRITVIATGFEKRFESEKKPKIEKEIAKQSEVKDINEVIKFDNDDLDIPTFLRRGRK
- the ftsA gene encoding cell division protein FtsA, producing MNEIITGIDIGTSKVCTIIGQCDKNGELRIIGIGMYPCNGMRKGVVVDIETTAFSIKKSVEQAERMANQKVTSVYIKIPGGLTEIYRNRGLVAVTRDDKEITAQDVERVLQAAKIMALPSDKQIIELIPIEYIVDGYGEIKDPVGMAGIRLEVDAAIVTGSLTAVQNMEKCVKKAGYTMSGIIVEPLATAEAIMTKDEKELGAALIDIGAGVTDIAVFKSGNLIYTGMIPVGGNHITNDLSIGLKISFEEAEIIKKKYGSVVKVEDDETVKIANIANHSSQETRLNDIIDIIEARTSEIFTMVYEEMKDSNVIDQISTNIVITGGGISFIKGSLDLAESILGKNVRLGLPNAIGVSTPVYSTAVGIVKYVFANRKYLYKKQAEIPKEKDKKKSGVLSKIKDWFNDFWI
- a CDS encoding small basic family protein, which encodes MALIIILSLALGLAIGFFLPINLPPAYTSYLSVAILAALDSVFGGIRASLENKFNNAIFISGFFGNAILAAVLAYIGDVLGVPIYLAAIFAFGSRLFTNFAYIRRYILNNFSKKQ